In one window of Miscanthus floridulus cultivar M001 chromosome 12, ASM1932011v1, whole genome shotgun sequence DNA:
- the LOC136496936 gene encoding 14 kDa proline-rich protein DC2.15-like: MAGKASIALFLTVNLVVFAMASACGGDCPTPTPSTPTPTPASSGKCPRDALKLGVCANVLGLIKAKVGVPPTEPCCPLLEGLVDLEAALCLCTAIKGRILGINLNLPVDLSLILNHCGKTVPTGFKCL; the protein is encoded by the coding sequence ATGGCAGGCAAGGCCTCGATCGCGTTGTTCCTAACCGTGAACCTGGTGGTGTTCGCCATGGCCAGCGCCTGCGGTGGAGACTGCCCCACGCCGACCCCTTCGACGCCGACCCCGACGCCGGCCTCGTCCGGCAAGTGCCCCCGCGACGCGCTCAAGCTGGGCGTGTGCGCCAATGTTCTGGGCCTGATCAAGGCCAAGGTGGGCGTGCCGCCCACGGAGCCATGCTGCCCGCTGCTGGAGGGGCtcgtcgacctcgaggccgcacTGTGCCTCTGCACCGCCATCAAGGGCAGGATCCTCGGCATCAACCTCAACCTGCCCGTCGACCTCAGCCTCATCCTCAACCACTGCGGCAAGACCGTGCCCACCGGATTCAAGTGCCTCTAA